The following nucleotide sequence is from Corylus avellana chromosome ca7, CavTom2PMs-1.0.
TTGAAAGAGCTGAAAGAGCTTCAGCTGGTTGATAGaaaaggtcttttttttttgtttttttttcttgtctattCAATGAGGGGAGAGGGGAGAGGGAGGGTGGTAGATAAGTATGTAAATAGGTGACCTTTATGTCTTAAATAAGGGGTGATATTTATGTCCAAAATGACATACTTGATGGGTTTAGACTTTTAGTGGTTAAGGTCCACTATCTATCATGGTTTGGTTCCAGAACCAGGTGATGCTATTTTATTTGTGTGAACAATGAAAGCTTTCACTAGAAGTTTAAGAATCTTCTACAGAATTTGTTTAAAAACCAGTTTATTATCTCTTCAGTGCAGACCAAAGATGATGGAGTGGTATTGGGTGCCAAAGTTACCGGAGTACAAAAGAAATGGGACAATATATGCCATCGTCTTCATCAAACTCAACAATTCCCTGAAGCAAACACATTTCCAACTCTTTTGGGCTTTCAAATTGTTGAAGACAAGAAGGAAAACACTGATAATCACAGCAGCCACAACACAGATGCATCTTCAAGTGAAACCAACTGTGTGAATGTGGATTCATCCACGTCCATGGATGTGCAAAAGATTGCTACATTACAATCAGGGGGTCCTTTTACTGTGGTTAGCAAGGCTAAGAATGAGAGTTTGCTATCCAAACAATGGGAAAAACCTTCAAAAGGGGAAGATCTTGAGTCAGGTGGCCTCAATTCTCCACGCAGTTTATCCAATTCCAGTGTGGGTGATGGTAGTGGAACCTCTCCCACATCTGCAACTTCTGTGACGACAGATTTAGGACTGGGAATATGCTCTTCTCCCACTAGTGATAAGCCAAAGAAatctataaataaaaatctagtAGAGCTTTCACATGAATTCTCAGGTTGCCTTTCTGCAGACGTTGATTTGGTCAATGGGAATATCTCTAATCGTCTGACTCAATCTTCATCCTGCTCAAGTCCTGACTACGGTGGGCAGTTTGGCCCAAGAGAGTTCAAGACACTATTTAGAGCACTGACTCAGAGGGTCGGCTGGCAAGATGAAGCCATTTGTGTTATTAGCCAAACAATAGCCTGCTGCCGAACAAGAAGTGAAAAGCGCCATGGAGCAAGTCTGAGAGCGGATATATGGTTCAACTTCATCGGACCTGATAGGTTTGGTAAGAAGAAAATTGCTCTTGCCCTTGCTGAGATATTACATGGAAGCCGGGAACATTTCATTTGTATGGATTTGAGTTCCCAAGATGAGATGATCTATTCAAACTCGATCTTTGATTGCCAAGAAATGAATGGCTATGATGTAAAGTTCAGGGGGAAGACTCTTGTTGATTATCTTGCGGGGGAGTTGAGCAAGAAACCCTGGTCTGTTGTCTTCCTTGAAAATGTAGATAAAGCTGATGTGCCAGCTCAGAATCTTTTGTCTCAGGCTATTCGGACTGGTAAACTTTCAGACTCACATGGAAGAGAAATCAGCATCAATAATGCAATGTTTGTGACAACTTCAACATTCTCAAAGGGAAAAAATCTTCGCACTTTTGGGAGGGAGTCCTCAAACTACTCTGAGGAAAGAATATTAGGAGCAAAAGGCTGGCCAATGCAGATAAGAATTGGACATGCCTTTGGAGACAATACCAAAAGCCAAAACATAAGTGTGTCTGACACAATGAGAAAAGACATCTCCAGTCCaaccttttttaataaaaggaaGCTTATCGGTGGCAATGAATCTCCGGGGCAGCCTGAAATCTCAGACATGGCCAAACGGGCTCACATGACGTCAACTAGGCATCTAGATTTGAACCTTCCGGCTGAAGAGATTGAGGTGCGCGACACCGATGACGGAAACTCTGACAACAATTCCATCTCCAATAACTCCAAAGCTTGGttgcaagatttctttgatCAGGTGGATAAAACAGTAGTTTTCAAGCCATTTGATTTCGATGCACTTGCCGACATACTATTGAAGGAGATCAAGAAGAGCTTCCACAAGATTGTTGGCTCGGACTGTTCACTAGATATTGACTCTAAAGTCATGGATCAATTACTTTCAGCTGCATGTATATCAGACAGGAACAGAGTGGTTGAGGATTGGGTGGAACGAGTCCTCAGCAGGGCATTTGCAGAAGTTCCTAAGAGATACAGCCTCACTGCTCATTCAATTGTGAAACTTTCTACTTTTGAGGAACTAGCCCCTGGAGTTTGCCTTCCCCCTAGAATTATTCTTAATTGATATGTTAGAAAGCTTAGTATTGTAATTAGATGTATAATGTTAGCATTTAGCATCTAGTTACCCTTGTTTTAGCCTCTTAGTCCCATATTTTGTTGGGTCGTTTCCAGGCCGTGCTTTGTGTATGATATGTAATCTGTGGCTAGTGCTTGTGGGGTTATATTCTATGTACTAAATCAGTTGTCTTGGTTTCTCTATCCTAAATTTTGTTCCTAGAATTTGTGTTTATAAAAGTTCTACAAAGGTTTGTGAATTAATTATCATCGTTATTTAAATATATCATTTAGTGAACAAGTTTCAACCTCATTTTTCAAATGTAAATGTAAATATAAAATAGCATAGTTtctattaaagtattaattaaataattaaattaacttgGATAAGTGGGTACTCCAATAGCCTCTCATTTCCATGTTCCATGGCTAACTATTCTAGTTGGTCGGATATTGAAAATTATTGTGTTTACTTACAATCGAGTGCACATGTTAgttagattgattttttttttttttttttacatgtccgcacaagaggggggagatgaaaattcgaactagtgacctccgcttcattaagtgtggtcctagccgattgagctatctcttaaGAACAGTTTGTTTTAGGAGTAAGtgatttgttttagtttttatttttatttggaagAGATTGCCACGTCACATGACCGGCCAAGGTTGTTTGATTAGTGCCCTTATGATGGCTAATGAAATTAGCCCacactaattatttattttcaattccGAGAGATATTTCAAAgcaaacaaagacaaaaaccGAATTTCCTGCCTTGTCCAATTttcgatattttttttttctctcgaATTCTTTTCCGTTTCTGGTGGGTGCATGATATAAACGTCGGCCTCTAATTTACTTCTAAAAGGCGTCGTTTTATATTGCTCATGCATGCAAAGCGGCATGTCGTATAAGACCGAAATTACTCTAATAGCCATTTAGCCATTGAGTTCGCACGCCTTTTTGCTGACAAATCAGAAAACGCCACTCACACAGCGACCGTACACCGTCGATGCTGGTGGTGAAAAATGCAAATCCCTAACCCAAAATCCTGGTCGACCATTCAGTAATTACTTCGCGGTGAAAATGGCTTCCATCTCCGCTAGCCCTCGCTCTGTCGAAGAGATCTTCAAGGACTACACCGCTCGCCGCTCCGCCCTCATTCGCGCCCTCACCTACGGTCCCCACcactgcctctctctctctctctttctcctcaaaaccctaattttttttttttttttacattcatAATGTGTGTATACTTATATGCATGattgttgattttcattggcgttattttttgtttgtgtgcttTTTCCAGATGTGGACGAATTCTATTCGCTTTGCGATCCAGGTTAGTTCgttttcgctttttttttttgaactttttttcaGCTTCTGTTTGGGTGCCGAGAAAGTGTGGAATATGACAAATGAGGAatattttgacctttttttttttttttttttttgggtttcggACCTTTCACTGTGATGTTTTGGTTTTAGAAGAGATGAAAATGTCACTTACTAGTGAGGGAAATAGTCGAAATGGGTTAAAGTTAGGTGGAAATTTACAAAAGCTTGGCACTTTCTACACTTATCCTTATTTTCTCTGGTTTCCTTCATTCTGTCATAAACCAAACAGAGCGCTAGTGGTAGCTTTTAGGGCTTGTTTAgtactgttttatttttttcttggttctATTTGCTTCACTCGCTTTGCATTCATGGTTTATTTATAAAACTATGGCTTCTTTTTATCTCAACCGTTTTGGTTTTATGAGATTCAGAGAAGGAGAATTTGTGTTTGTACGGACATCCCAATGAGTCGTGGGAGGTGACTCTGCCGGCAGAGGAAGTTCCACCGGAGCTTCCCGAGCCAGCTTTGGGGATCAATTTCGCAAGAGATGGGATGAAGCGCACAGACTGGCTTTCGTTGGTTGCCGTGCACAGTGATTGTTGGTTGCTCTCTGTGGCTTTCTACTTTGGTGCTCGGCTTAATCGCAATGAGAGGTACATTGTTCTTTCTCACCTCAGTTTTAGGTCAATATGCTTTGTGTGAATTGCGTTTTGTTGGTCTTTTAGTGCTGATGAGCTACATATTACAATTACTGCTTTAGTAGCCCTCGATGTTTTCGCAGAGGTTTAGGCCAAtgagtttttatgttttcctgCACACCACAGATTTGTCTTAACTAGTGAATTTTGAATATGCCTGCCTTAtggagattttttttctctgttttttcttgtttccaaATTCTCTAGGTTGATAAGCATTGTATTTtctcctgtgtactagggttacACCCCTCTGCGCTCatcaatttatttatcaaaaaaaaaagcatattatttttgttattggaaTTATTATCCTGTTTAAGGAACTTGTATCCACTGTTAACATAAAGAGTTTGTACTTCTTGAAGTTTGCTTTAATGCTGGTTAAAGCGTGAAACTTGTGATGACAGTTTTCAAGGCCTTGTGGAGTTGTGGTTTAGATTTGTATCTAGGGAGAACGTGTTTTCTGTTTTATCTTGTCTCCAAATTCTATAGGTTGATTAGCgttgtattttctttattggAATTGTTATTCTGTTTAAGGAACTTGTATTCTGCTGTCTTCATAAAGAGTTTATTCTTCTTGAAGTTTGCTTTAGTTGAAGCGTGAAACTTGTAATCTGtataacaattttaaaggctGGGCAGTTTGTATTTGAGTCTAGCTAAGCATTTTGCAGAGTGAGGGAGATGCAAGAGCTTCAGTTTTCTTGAGAGAAAGAGCGCCTCAATGCTGCAGTTAATTATCTCTGCCTATAATTCTATCTCCATAATGTCCAAACATCATCTTTTCatatttggattttctttttttactgcTAAGCAGTAAAGATGCATAGACACATAAATACCCACATTTACAACTGGCAAAGATACAAGGTTGTGCTAATCAGATGTGTTAATAACAGTAGACAAAACCAAGAAAGATGCACATATCATTGGAAGTTGCGTGGCCCAGTGGTAAGGGATGTCAAGTGTGTTAGTTGTATGTGTTTTTAATCCTCGTGCTGTTACAAGAGTtgaaactttctttttttttttgataagtagagtTGAAACTTTCTTTAAAATATGTCACCCTTTTGTTGAACCACATTACctaaccctattttttttaataattcacATTACCTAACCCTATTATTATATACGTAAATGTAATCTGCTACTTACTTGATCATGGATTACCCAAGGAGTTGGCCAATTAAGCGGTTAATATATGCTGGAGCATCCAAAattacgtgtatatatatatatatatgctggaGCATTGAAATTCTGCTGTGGATCTGTAGAGAATCTGCTCTAAGTGTTATTTGCCCTGAAAGTGGATTCAGCCCCCAGTAGGGTGATTAGTTAGCAGCTCTTGACCCTTAGGGTCTTGTATGAcagtttgttttctttgttcctCTGCCTAAATTGTAGTGTTACCTACTCAAAACTAATAGTATGCCTCTTCTACGATTCATTCACCttttgaaaaataagagaaagtCTGAGGcgaaaaagggaaaagaaaagaagctttTGGAAAAGCATTGCCGTTGCTGtaacttttgtatttatttatattatccCGTTTAATTAGTTGGGAAACTGAAATCTTTTGGAATATATGTAGAAAAAAGCTTTTACGTCTTCTTAAGCATCTTACACAAGTTACCAATAATTGGCAGGCTACTTTGTCCTGTTATTTTCCTCTTTGCTTGTTGGAAAAAGTTTACATACCTTCCTTGAACGACCACCCAATAGTCAATGTTCCCTTCAAACTATAGATTCTGTCAATGTCCCCCAGGCtagcaaaaatacaaaaattatcataatttttttaataagacaaaaatacccttatatcgaaaaaaggaaaaactaaaaaagaagaagggttGGTCGTCAAACCACCCTTAAGGATGGATCAGTCACCCCCAAAACtaatggggtggccgagccatccCCAAATCAGACGGGAGTGGCCAAGTCACCCAAAAAAATGATTGGCGGTGGTCCGACCACCATCACCAAGTGTTGGAGGTGGTTTGGCCAACCTagggttattattattattattattattattgttgttgttgttgtcattgggaggacattgacaatcgggtgatagtttgagggaagTGTGGACTTTTCattatgtgtttttttggaTAAACTTCACTAAACCCCTCtgaactttcatcacttttgcaaatacccttctaaagtttaaaacctccaatttagtgtatcgaactttcaattttctgCAATGTGaccctaaattgagagtttttgtaGTTTGAGGGTTAATTGACAAAGTGATGCAACTTCAGgagggttaagtgaagttttcccccCTTTTATGCAGATCAAGATGAGCCTTGGTGGGTGGGGGTTGGGGTGTGTGTGTTGGattttggtttcaaaaattaaattgctTAAATTTACTTGTGGATATTGTGTTCATAATACTCATCATCAAATGAACCATCGTCAATAATATAAGGCTACATGTGTCTGTTTGATGCTTATTTTActgcaaaaaagaagaagatatcaTCCTCATAAACTAATAGCATTGAGATGTATGTGCAAAGTATTAAGTGTATTTTTAAAGATTGggaaaaagtactcatttggaGAAGCCATAGGTGTAAAGTTCATTCTGCTGGAAGCATATTTTAGCCATGCTCTTCTTATAGAAGAAGTTCACATGATGTTGTAGTTAGGTTCTGTTGGATGCTACATGTCATATGCTTCCAGACTAGTGAAAAGTCTTTTAATGTAATGTTCTACCCAGTTTGTTTTTTCCTTCCTGTTGTAGACCATCACACTCCTTAGGGACAACCAAATGATCATATTATCTGGATAGTTGAGATCACATGATATAACTTATATCTAGGATCATTATATGCAACAGCATGCTGTCTCACATTTTGGAATAATTTGCTTGTCTGTCCAATTTTCTTTGTTCTGCTCTACTTCTTGTCCCTTTAATTTCCTTATATCTTTTCAAATCATTTAGCTAAGATGGTGGCAAACCCTTGGCATTGCTGCTAATGGTCATCGGTTCTCATGCATAGTGCCTTTCCGCCTTGTGCTCTTTTTGTCTAATGTATCACTGGTTCTGATACATAGTGCCTTTCCACGTTGTGCCCTTTTCGTCTAGTATGTCACGCATCTTGTTTCAAGTGATGTTATGTCCTAGGGACTTTAATTGAGACTTTATACGCCTTCACTCAACAGGAAGCGTCTATTTAGCATGATAAATGATCTGCCCACTGTCTTTGAAGTCGTAACTGGAAGGAAGCCTACAAAAGACAAGCCCGGTATGGATAGTGGAAGCAAAGCCAAGAATAGCACAAAGGTGaaattgtttcttcttttttctcccaGAGGGATGAAAGTAATAAAAACCTTTAAACTTTCTATTCTTTCCTTTTCAATCTGTTCCTTACCAATTTTTAGGTTTGAAACCCATCTTTGCTTTGTAGAGATCAATTGATGGGCAGATGAGAAGCAATGCTAAGTTACTTGACGAAAGTTTTGGAGAGGATGAAGATGAGCACAGTGAAACCCTTTGTGGGAGCTGTGGGGGAAATTACAATGCTGATGAGTTTTGGATTGGTTGTGACATATGCGAGAGGTGGTTTCATGGGAAGTGTGTGAAGATAACTCCTGCCAGGGCAGAAAGTATCAAGCAGTACAAATGCCCTTCTTGCAGCACCAAGAGGGGCAAGCAGTAGTATCCAATGTAAAGCTTTTGGAGAGGTTAGCCTCATTGTTTTGGTCACTGATTTTGTTGTAATGAAGTGATGGTATATGCAGTAGGCTTTGAGCATCAAATATTTATCATTAAGAGGTACTCTTTAGCATTGGTTGAAGCTCGTATTCACTTTTTTCGACGCAAATTCCTTCTTATGTATGTGTAATATAGAAAACTGCTTTATGATAGTTTAATCACAAATGCTCAGTGCTAAATGTTTGCAATTAATCTATAATATGTCTTATTGTAATAGTTTAGTCATGTTTTCACAGCATCTGGATGATATCCAGTGGCATACCACAATTGGTGATGAGTTGAAACTCTGTCATCCTGGTAGAGTTAATTCTAATGTAGTACCAATACTGGCTTTTTTCTGTTCTGCATTTGTGTATATAAGCTGCTAGTTTTTGAAGTCTCAGATTGATCCAAGGGGTACATCATTTTGTGCCACGTGATTAAACAATGTTTCTTCTCTGTTCTGTTTTAATTTCATTTACGAGGTTATGTTAAAAAATGGGAAATTTGGAGAGACGCGAGAGAGATTTGGAGGAGAGATAAAATTGAGAtagtataaaaaatgaatataatattattaaaaagattattttaataaagtagAGAGTTTTAGAGACTGAAATGTATGGGGTTTTGAAAAAGTTGGTAGTTAAATATAGAAAGAGGCTTATTGTTTTGgttaaaatttagagaaattttgCCTAGTTCAATGTGAATGCACTTATTGTTATTTTCTAAATTGTTTGAATTCTAGAGGTGAAAGCATAAAATAACTCTTAAGGAGTTGGTTAAAATTCTGAAAGAGGAGGGGAACCGAAAACATGTGTTTCTTCTCTTAAGCTGATGGTGTTTTATGCGCTGGATCCACTCCTTTGCCTTGGGTTCAGAGCATGCACGATGAATTTGACAAACGGTGAATGCATTATGCATTGAATATCAGGTGACATCTACACTCATTCCCACCACTCTGCCGAGGATCCTTTGTTTCAACCAACATGTTCCTTGACCTCTGTTTTTGGTGCTGATGTGTGACTTATGAACACTACTACTCTACAGTCTTAATGAAGGGCAAGGGCGTGGCCCCCAGTTCTGAGGTAATTATTCCGACGATGAAAGGATCACACCTTCCAACCAACTGCTTTCTTACCTtccttcttttgtttatttattgattgTGCTTCCAACTCTTTAATGTTGCTGtgaaaattcaatagtaattttcacTATCATATTAGAATTTTCATGTAGCATTTGTCTTATATCTTTGTTAGTCATTCTAATAATCATCAACTACAcctatattttttatatgtcatggttttccattttttcatgCTTTAAAGTATGCTCAAACCATCTTACTTGTAGTAAACCCATTGTTCCAGAATGAATCTGATGATAGAATTCTATGAGCCCTTTAGTAGATAAATTTTACcatctttttttaagtttgagaagaTTTGGATAATACGAGGAAACAAATGTCAGTTGGATGTGACTTTACAATTTTTTGAGCATTTGCTCCAACGTGCGAATCTAGAGTACTCTTTAGTAGGTCAGTGGTCTTTGGATGAATGTGTATAGTAGTAGGTCACATCATTTTATGGGAAACACAAATGATGAAGTTGGTCAGTGGAATTTTTCGAATGTAACTGTAGAAAAGAGATTCCTGCAATTAGGGATTCGTCCTCTTAAGAGTTGGGTAAGGATATATAAGATAAGAGGAGCTCTTCTGTTCAAGCAGGAAAATTCTGCCTGAGCAAGAAGGCCACTCGCGCAAGAGAATTCCTCCCACTATTATCTGTTACTATTTATGCCTCCTCTGTTTTATGTAGATAGTAACAGTTGATCTTATTCTTATCATCGGAGATGACATGGTAAAAGTGTATTGGATGGCAAACATGTGACTTGGGGGCCCATCTTTCACCACTTTGGATGCAAGTATTTCCTGTTGTGTTCACATGCCATTTTCTATTGGGTGGTGCAGTACACGTGTATGTGCGTGCCGATTTTTCCCAGAACCATAGGtcataccatttttttattattattatttttccttttaaaattcTTGCAGAGATTATTACTAcgacataattttattttatttatttattgaaaataaaaatgaggaGGCAGGGGAAAGGAAGGTTGTAGgttttgagataattaaaaaCGATATAACATGAGAAGAAATGGGAAAATTTGTCGCATGAGAGTTTGATACTTAGAAGAATTTTGCTGAcagatcaagaaaaaaaaaaatggtgactTGGATGATAGAATAATTTTCCATTGAAGTCTCGACAGATGGCAGCAAGCAATCATAGAGAAAGAATTGGGGTGGTTTGGCGAAATTATTGGAAAGGATTTTTGCTTCTCAAATGCTGCATGagaattattttcaaatatcaGTTATCCAAACAGTCCTAGTTACTCCTCAAGcttctctccctttcttggCTGAGCAAGAAGTCTGCTCGTGGAGCCCTCTGTAGAGGTAGAAGAATCCTGGCCTCTCACAAATTCCTATTTTTATTCATGTCCCCCGTGTTTTACGTAGATAATAATAACAAtggaaatatataatttttttcaaaaaatatgagtctttcaaaagaaaaaggaaatagcTGACTTTGTTACTTATGGACATAGTTTCCTCTAAATTGGGTTAGTAGAGTTTTTTCTATACTCAAAAAATACATGACAATTTTattgattgaattttttttttaaaaaaaaatccttcgaAAAACTCCGTCCCGACATTCACGGGTGGAATCACTTTCATGTATTTAGTTGCTCAAAAGTATTGAAAACAGGACCTTAACCTTTCAAGTGGGACAGACAAACTAAAGAGGCAACACCAAATCATAGTTGAGAGGATTACATTCCTCTTTGGATTATGGAGACAAATCTTTTAGACACATCAACTGTTGAGGAGCATCAAGGATTGGCTCATACATGTGAATTGAATACTGTGAGATCGATAGTAAACAACCATTCAAAggtttcaaaaattcaaaccaaCTAAACTACCAATGATGTAAACCACAATATATTTTCCACTAATtagtatataataataaattaggtGAAGACCTCTCCATTACAAAACAAAGATTATGAgctatttcaatttaatatcttaaaaaataataataaagaaaaagggcTATACAGTCACAAACATGTGATTAAATTTggtaataaaaatattatttttagaggaTCCTAGAGTGCACTATTCATGACTTTTAACATGATTGATGCATTAAACAATTGAGCaagaacagagaaaaattaacacaagaaagatatatatgtgattattttataatatcaTCACATTTAGTGTTAGTTAATTAAAGCTCTCATAGACTAATAGAGATGAATAAGTCAGTGAAAAAAGGTATTCCAAGATCACACTTGAGCATAATAAATATATGTCTATATGATAAGTTTGAAGATCACATAGAAATGCCTTTTGTTGTGCACCAATGatgatattaattattattattttttttaatactgtAATTTTTTTCAGTCAATCTTTACTCAGTTGATCACTAGATTAATAGGATAATTCATGGTGGATGActcattaatttttatatacgTACATAAATGTCATACTCTGAATTATCTAAAATCGGCCTTCAATGTAATTACCGTGTTACCCTTTCTAGAATGCAAAGGATTGAAGACTTTTTTAcgtgtttttgtctttttcagtGATAGATGCATAATTGCATATAATAAAGGTTTTACCCTTTCTTGCCTTCCACATTGTTGAATTGTAAAGGGTGAAGCCTTGGGTTTTTCGTCTTTTCATCTTAACGCTGCAGCCTCTATgcgttttttcatttttgtcttttacaaAGAGTACGAGGGAGAAATGGAGAGAACAAAGAAGACCCGACAGCCTATATATAGCAGGCTATATACGACTTTGCCTGTATGTATCATATTTATTCACTTTCGTAATGTTATACTAACAATTCTATTGGGTAATAATTTAAATATGCGATTGCGTAAGGATTCAGatgttaattttcataaatattttttttaattagataaagTACTGAGTTTTTAATGTTACTCTATTATTATCGAACATATAGTAACACTTTTGTTGTTGTCGTACACAGAAAATCAAGCACGTGTACCTCCCCAACTTGTAAGATAAAAAGCGGCTttagaaaatgataataaaacaaaaagaaattatacaCGTGCTTTCATTCTTACAATACTCTCAAGTGCACAGTCTCTGACATAGTAGTAAAAATCATTATCAGGTCTAAAACTCAATAgtaattcatcaaaagtttaaTGGTGATTTTCGATGTCACGTTAtggaatatatatttataagtgtgagaatAAAAGTATATACAACATTTCTCATTAAACAAACTTGTACTACACCGGTAGTTGGTAGTTAGTGATGTGTGTACTACAAGATCAATAGTTTAATCTTCATGTTAAGAATAAGTGGTTAAGGAAATATTTTATTAGCCACCTGCTGCCATAATACCAATATTGTCTAGTGGAAAAAAAGTGtcataaaaagtaattttaattgTGAAACCTTCTTGATAAACCAGTTGGACAAGAAATGAATCTATTAGGATTGAAACACGTATCTTTTGCGTCTTATTATGAAACACATGTTTCAATTTTAAAGGTATGATTCCAATTGAAACTCATGAACTCAAGCTGAATACAAACCAATTAGATGAAAATGGATCGACCAAATctctaattttttgtatttcctATTTCAAATTTGTTGTTTGAATGAATGCATTCATGATTACAAGATGTACAGTTGACCCAATGATCAAAGAAGGGGTTGATTGATGTACATGTAAATGTACTCATTTACAGTGAATTAAACAGCGTTGTTATGGAGATCTAAGTGATTCCACTTGTGATTTGCCGCGGGGACCTCTCGTTCTTATGAAAAGCCTATATTCATCAAACGTCATCGGTTGATACAGAGCAGGCTTGTCTGGTGCCACGAGCTCCTTCAAAGGTTCTATCAGTATGTCGCTCTTTGGATTGTAGAAGAAGGCCAGAGAAACCCGCTCTTTCGCTGAATTTACTATCACTCTATGCTCCACGCTTTTGTATATTGCATTGCTTAGAACCTAATCAAAcattaaaacatacaattaAGTAAAACAGAACATGACTCTTATGTAGTCAAAATTAAGAAGACGTCagcaaataattaataaatggAATTAACAAAGACTTGGTACTAGTTTTACTATTATCCTCTAGTGGCCGGGAATAAAATTATTGGGAAAAATGAACTATGACTTCTTTTACAATTCCTTGCAAACTTATCTAATCGTCTATATTTTAGTGGTTGAGATGataaatattatttgaattgttaCTTACGATAAAAGTTATCTTACTCCGAACTATATATAAACACTATATATTGGCAAAGGGATTACTACCAAGAAAGGGtgcaaaaaaaaatagtactttGTGAATTGTGAGGGAATATCCACTGGGGTCAAGGTGCATGTCCACTGTCCACCACCAATTTCAATTGTCTTGGCATGTTAATTAATAACATGGCATTGCTTAAGCAATAAACGTA
It contains:
- the LOC132186896 gene encoding PHD finger protein ALFIN-LIKE 1, with the translated sequence MASISASPRSVEEIFKDYTARRSALIRALTYDVDEFYSLCDPEKENLCLYGHPNESWEVTLPAEEVPPELPEPALGINFARDGMKRTDWLSLVAVHSDCWLLSVAFYFGARLNRNERKRLFSMINDLPTVFEVVTGRKPTKDKPGMDSGSKAKNSTKRSIDGQMRSNAKLLDESFGEDEDEHSETLCGSCGGNYNADEFWIGCDICERWFHGKCVKITPARAESIKQYKCPSCSTKRGKQ
- the LOC132186996 gene encoding protein SMAX1-LIKE 7-like; protein product: MPTPVSVARQCLTPEAAHALDEAVGVARRRGHGQTTSLHAVSALLSLPSSTLREACARARNSAYSPRLQFKALDLCLSVSLDRVASTQLSDDPPVSNSLMAAIKRSQANQRRQPENFHLYHQIPNQSSISCVKVELQHLILSILDDPVVSRVFGEAGFRSSEIKLAMVRPLPQLLRYSRSRGPPLFLCNLSEYSDRGPAPARRSFAFPFSGFPGFCGGDENCRRIGEVMNRNKGRNPLLVGVCAYSALQSFTEATEKRKDSVLPVELSGLNVICIENDVSEFVTENSDKGSVCLRFGEVGSMLQQSLGPGLVVNFGDLKAFVSDEASGEAVSHVVDQLTKLLELHAGKVWLIGAAASYESYLKFVNKFPSIEKDWDLQLLPITSLRPPSMAESYPRSSLMDSFVPFGGFFSTPSDLKVPFSSSYRCIPRCHQCNEKCEQEVIDVSKEGFTASIADQSKSSLPSWLQMTELGTNKGLDMKTKDDGVVLGAKVTGVQKKWDNICHRLHQTQQFPEANTFPTLLGFQIVEDKKENTDNHSSHNTDASSSETNCVNVDSSTSMDVQKIATLQSGGPFTVVSKAKNESLLSKQWEKPSKGEDLESGGLNSPRSLSNSSVGDGSGTSPTSATSVTTDLGLGICSSPTSDKPKKSINKNLVELSHEFSGCLSADVDLVNGNISNRLTQSSSCSSPDYGGQFGPREFKTLFRALTQRVGWQDEAICVISQTIACCRTRSEKRHGASLRADIWFNFIGPDRFGKKKIALALAEILHGSREHFICMDLSSQDEMIYSNSIFDCQEMNGYDVKFRGKTLVDYLAGELSKKPWSVVFLENVDKADVPAQNLLSQAIRTGKLSDSHGREISINNAMFVTTSTFSKGKNLRTFGRESSNYSEERILGAKGWPMQIRIGHAFGDNTKSQNISVSDTMRKDISSPTFFNKRKLIGGNESPGQPEISDMAKRAHMTSTRHLDLNLPAEEIEVRDTDDGNSDNNSISNNSKAWLQDFFDQVDKTVVFKPFDFDALADILLKEIKKSFHKIVGSDCSLDIDSKVMDQLLSAACISDRNRVVEDWVERVLSRAFAEVPKRYSLTAHSIVKLSTFEELAPGVCLPPRIILN